ACAGGTTTCAAGGTCCTGTCCTGTCGAGGTCAAGATGATAACCGCGAAGTCGGCATCGGATTTATGGTCAATGAGTCTCTGGGCAAATCGACCGATCTCATCAATAACCTCTACCTCCTCCGTAGCAATTTTCTTTAAAACAACTGCGGCAAGTTTTTCACCGGTCTGCCGCTTGCCGGCAGAAAAAACCAGGAGTTTCATAACGAGATCCCTCAAACCTTTACGCCTGAAAACTATTACGAAGTCTTGCAGCCGAGAAAGATATATACGGCAAAATGCCTTTAACCCTCTTTATGAGCAAATACTGTGCCTGCCACAACTCGGCAGCTTACAAATTGATCAAACTAAATGATATTATTAAAATTATTTTTTCTGCACTCATAAAAGCGAGGCTCAACCGAAGCCCTTAAGTCTAAGAATATAGACAAACCCCCAACCCGGCGGTCTAATTTATTAGACAGTCTTCAATTAAGAAAAGCCAAAGGATTTCGTTGTGACAAATTTTGATTTACGGTCGACTATCCCAGATCCACTGAAACGCACCAAGAGCGGACCCAATCGGCGTTGGTGAGCCTTTCAGATCCGAAAATGGACAATCCCGATAAATAGCTTATTATAAAAGGCGTTTGAGCTTTTTCAAAAGGCTACGATGGGAGAAAAACTGACTAATCAGTGTATGTGACCGATGATTTTTTCAGGCGGGGAAAAATTGGCAATTACAGTTGAGATTCTTGACTGCAAAGGATGTTGTCCGAAAAAACATTCAGGCGTCATATCACCTTTGCAATGCAAAAATTGTATCTACCTGCTCTGGCATTGAAACGTAAAAATCCGGATCATCTTTGTACCATCCCGTGCTTATTCAGGAGTTGATAAATCCGGGCTCTTGAAAGTCCTGAATATTTGCAGGCGGCCTGGATGTTTCCGCCACACCGCGAAATAAGTTTGTGAAGGTAATCTATTTCCAGAGCGTCCTTGAACTCCCGCCATACAGGCAAAGAGGTGTAAGAGCTTTTGGTTTCATCTCCGGAAACAGCTTTTTTACCGCCTTTTACCGCCGCCCTTGCCAACTGGACCCTGATTCCATCTGGCAAATGATTGGGGTAAAGGGTGGGATGATGCTGGGCCACGGCGATGACTCTTTCCAGGGTTTGAATAAGTTCCCTGACATTCCCCGGCCAGTGATACTCAGTAAGCGCAGATATGAATTCCGGAGCAAACCCCTTTGTTTCCTGATTATAGCGTTCGCAGAACTTGGCCACGTAATGCTGGACAAGTTCCTGAATATCTCCAATCCTTTCCCGGAGAGGCGGCAGATGGATTGCCATTGATTTCAGCCTGAAAAGAAGATCTTTCCTGAACTTGCCTGCATCTGCCATTTTTTCAAGATCCCGGTTGGTTGCTGCCACCAGTCTGAAATTACTTCCTTCCTCTTTATTTCCCCCCACCGGGATGAACCTTTTTTCCTGGAGAACCCGCAAAAATGATTTCTGAACATGAATGGGCAGTTCGCCCACCTCATCCAGAAAAAGAGTCCCCCGGTCTGCCTGGTGAATGAGCCCTTTCCTGGATTGAACAGCGCCGGTGAAGGCCCCTTTTTCGTGCCCGAAAAGTGTGCTTTCCACTAGAGTCTCAGGGAGCGCCGCACAATCAACAACCACAAAACTCTGCGCTGCTCGTGTACTGTTTTCATGAATTGCACGGGCAAAAAGTTCCTTGCCGGTGCCGGTCTCACCAAAAATAAGCACATTGACTTCACTGGCGGCGGCCTTGGCAAGCAGATCCAGGCTTTTGAGGATGTTTTTACTGTTGCCGATAATGTGCTGCCGTTTCAATACAACAGGGACCCGGGAGGTCTTTTCCTTTTCCTCCCGGAACTGCAAAGCCCTGGTAAGAGGCAGCTCTATCTCCCTGCTGATTGCCGCCTTTTCAAGATAGCACCATGCGCCATGTTTGACCGCAAGTTCTGCGCCATCAGGGTTTCCCAGACCGGTGATAATCATAACTTCCGGTTTCGACGGCACATCCCTGAACCTGGGTAAAGACTCCAGACCATTGCCGTCCGGCATGGTGACATCAAGCAATATCACATCAAAATCTTTTGATTTTGCCGTGGAATAGCCATCCGCCAGAGTCTTGGCGATTGAAGCGTCATGGCCGAGACGGACAAGCTTGCGTCTCAGAGCTTCACTCAGAAACGGGTCGTCATCGACTAT
The Pseudomonadota bacterium DNA segment above includes these coding regions:
- a CDS encoding sigma-54 dependent transcriptional regulator, with protein sequence MAQILIVDDDPFLSEALRRKLVRLGHDASIAKTLADGYSTAKSKDFDVILLDVTMPDGNGLESLPRFRDVPSKPEVMIITGLGNPDGAELAVKHGAWCYLEKAAISREIELPLTRALQFREEKEKTSRVPVVLKRQHIIGNSKNILKSLDLLAKAAASEVNVLIFGETGTGKELFARAIHENSTRAAQSFVVVDCAALPETLVESTLFGHEKGAFTGAVQSRKGLIHQADRGTLFLDEVGELPIHVQKSFLRVLQEKRFIPVGGNKEEGSNFRLVAATNRDLEKMADAGKFRKDLLFRLKSMAIHLPPLRERIGDIQELVQHYVAKFCERYNQETKGFAPEFISALTEYHWPGNVRELIQTLERVIAVAQHHPTLYPNHLPDGIRVQLARAAVKGGKKAVSGDETKSSYTSLPVWREFKDALEIDYLHKLISRCGGNIQAACKYSGLSRARIYQLLNKHGMVQR